A section of the Streptomyces sp. SCL15-4 genome encodes:
- a CDS encoding MFS transporter: protein MSASPAPSAPPRRVILALALACGVSVATIYFPQAISALIAADLRVSAGEAALVVTAAQFGYAAGIFLLVPLGDRLPHRRLIVTLLALTAAGLLAAGAAPTLPVLVAASAATGITTVVPQIIIPMTAGLVPAERRGAVTGTLLSGLIGGILLARTFGGTLGEWLGWRAPYLVAAALILTLALLLARVVPDTTPTSRQPYPALISAPLRLLREEPDLRRSCLYQATVFAGFSAAWTALTLLVTGPAYGMGAQTVGVLGLVGAASMFCTPVAGRVADRRGPDAVSLWCLLGAIGSAGVLVLGGTGGTAGLVVLAAGMLLLDVAVQGGQVANQARNFALRPDARARINTAYMTCAFLGGSAGSWLGVRAYDGLGWPAVTALVALLAALALTRHLTRPRVPAVPAEDAVTPSKVL, encoded by the coding sequence GTGTCCGCGTCCCCCGCACCGTCCGCCCCGCCCCGCCGGGTGATCCTCGCGCTGGCGCTCGCCTGCGGAGTGAGCGTCGCCACCATCTACTTCCCCCAGGCCATCAGCGCGCTGATCGCCGCCGACCTGCGCGTCTCGGCGGGCGAGGCGGCCCTCGTCGTGACCGCGGCCCAGTTCGGCTACGCGGCCGGCATCTTCCTGCTGGTCCCGCTCGGCGACCGGCTGCCGCACCGCCGGCTGATCGTCACGCTGCTCGCGCTGACCGCGGCGGGGCTGCTCGCCGCCGGCGCCGCGCCGACCCTGCCCGTCCTCGTCGCCGCGAGCGCCGCCACCGGCATCACCACCGTCGTCCCGCAGATCATCATCCCGATGACCGCCGGGCTCGTGCCCGCCGAACGGCGCGGCGCCGTCACCGGCACACTGCTCAGCGGACTCATCGGCGGCATCCTGCTGGCCCGGACCTTCGGCGGCACCCTCGGCGAGTGGCTGGGCTGGCGCGCCCCCTACCTCGTCGCCGCCGCCCTGATCCTCACCCTCGCGCTGCTGCTCGCCCGCGTGGTGCCGGACACCACACCCACCTCCCGCCAGCCGTATCCCGCGCTGATATCCGCCCCGCTGCGCCTGCTGCGCGAGGAACCCGACCTGCGGCGCTCCTGCCTCTACCAGGCGACCGTCTTCGCCGGCTTCAGCGCCGCCTGGACCGCGCTCACCCTCCTGGTGACCGGGCCGGCCTACGGCATGGGTGCCCAGACCGTGGGCGTGCTCGGGCTCGTGGGTGCCGCGAGCATGTTCTGCACCCCCGTCGCCGGGCGCGTGGCCGACCGCCGGGGACCGGACGCGGTGAGCCTGTGGTGTCTGCTCGGGGCGATCGGCTCGGCGGGAGTGCTGGTCCTCGGCGGCACGGGCGGCACCGCCGGGCTGGTGGTGCTGGCCGCCGGCATGCTGCTCCTCGACGTGGCCGTGCAGGGCGGCCAGGTCGCCAACCAGGCCCGCAACTTCGCCCTCCGCCCGGACGCCCGGGCCCGGATCAACACCGCCTACATGACGTGCGCGTTCCTCGGCGGCAGCGCCGGGTCCTGGCTCGGGGTGCGGGCGTACGACGGGCTGGGCTGGCCGGCGGTGACGGCACTGGTGGCCCTGCTGGCCGCGCTCGCGCTGACCCGGCACCTGACCAGGCCCCGGGTGCCGGCCGTACCGGCCGAGGACGCGGTGACACCGAGCAAGGTGCTGTGA
- the paaK gene encoding phenylacetate--CoA ligase PaaK, with protein sequence MTDVADLLDAGERLGAEELRALQLERLRASLRHAYEHVPFYRESFDRAGVRPEDCRTLADLARFPFTTKADLRANYPYGMFAVPRERIRRLHASSGTTGRPTVVGYTDRDLSLWADLVARSIRAAGGRPGDVVHVAYGYGLFTGGLGAHYGAERLGCTVVPASGGMTARQVRLILDLEPSVIMVTPSYMLTLLDEFERQGVDPRSTSLRVGVFGAEPWTEPMRREIEERCAIDAVDIYGLSEVIGPGVAQECAETKDGLHVWEDHFYPEIVDPVTGEVLPEGERGELVFTSLTKEAMPIVRYRTRDLTRLLPGTARVFRRMERITGRSDDMVILRGVNLFPTQIEEIVLRTPGVAPHFQLRLTREGRLDALTVRAEARPDAPAEVREAAARAIVAAVKDGIGVSVDVEIVEPESLERSVGKIRRIVDLRPRDDG encoded by the coding sequence ATGACGGATGTGGCGGATCTGCTGGACGCGGGCGAACGGCTCGGGGCCGAGGAGCTGCGGGCACTCCAGCTGGAGCGGCTGCGTGCCTCGCTGCGGCACGCGTACGAGCACGTGCCGTTCTACCGGGAGTCCTTCGACCGGGCCGGTGTCCGCCCGGAGGACTGCCGTACGCTCGCCGACCTGGCCCGGTTTCCCTTCACGACCAAGGCCGACCTCCGGGCGAACTACCCGTACGGCATGTTCGCCGTCCCCCGGGAGAGGATCCGCCGGCTGCACGCCTCCAGTGGCACCACGGGCCGACCCACGGTGGTCGGCTACACCGACCGCGACCTTTCCCTGTGGGCCGACCTGGTGGCCCGCTCGATCCGGGCGGCCGGCGGCCGGCCCGGCGATGTCGTCCATGTGGCCTACGGCTACGGGCTGTTCACCGGAGGGCTCGGCGCCCACTACGGCGCCGAGCGCCTGGGCTGTACGGTCGTCCCCGCGTCCGGCGGCATGACGGCCCGGCAGGTGCGGCTGATCCTGGACCTGGAACCGTCCGTCATCATGGTGACCCCGTCCTACATGCTCACCCTGCTGGACGAGTTCGAGCGGCAGGGCGTGGACCCGCGGAGCACCTCGCTGCGGGTGGGCGTCTTCGGGGCCGAGCCCTGGACCGAGCCGATGCGGCGGGAGATCGAGGAGCGGTGCGCGATCGACGCCGTCGACATCTACGGGCTGTCCGAGGTGATCGGTCCGGGTGTCGCGCAGGAGTGCGCGGAGACCAAGGACGGTTTGCATGTGTGGGAGGACCACTTCTACCCGGAGATCGTGGACCCGGTCACCGGCGAGGTGCTGCCGGAGGGCGAGCGGGGCGAGCTGGTGTTCACCTCGCTGACCAAGGAGGCCATGCCGATCGTCCGGTACCGGACGCGGGACCTGACCCGGCTGCTGCCGGGCACGGCCCGGGTGTTCCGGCGGATGGAGCGGATCACCGGGCGCAGTGACGACATGGTGATCCTGCGCGGGGTGAACCTCTTCCCGACCCAGATCGAGGAGATCGTGCTGCGCACGCCCGGGGTGGCACCGCACTTCCAGCTGCGTCTGACCCGGGAGGGCCGCCTCGACGCCCTGACGGTCCGGGCCGAGGCCCGCCCGGACGCCCCGGCGGAGGTGCGGGAGGCGGCGGCCCGGGCCATCGTCGCGGCGGTCAAGGACGGCATCGGGGTGTCGGTGGACGTGGAGATCGTGGAACCGGAGTCGCTGGAGCGGTCGGTGGGCAAGATCCGCCGGATCGTGGACCTGCGGCCCCGGGACGACGGATAG
- a CDS encoding universal stress protein yields MNAAPVIAAVDGSADSLRALDWALDAARRRAAPLRVVHVRQYAAWGQAGVLVAGPPGAEDDPVLDEVRARLGDHAGQPAVEYVTLEGVPGAVLPELGDDAQLLVLGSRGRGGFASLLLGSNGLAAARDAGCPVVVVPPPGREVHGEGPAEPGPRVVAGLHADSPDDGVLAFAFAEAARRHARLQVVAAYPWPAQTWSAPGQPLPPLVDEEAVADETRALADGFLAPHRERHPEVRADAEALPGDAAGHLVAASRDAELVVVGRHRRRLLAPARMMGSVTQAVLLHAASPVAVVPPAPHPEPDRETAP; encoded by the coding sequence ATGAACGCTGCGCCGGTCATCGCCGCGGTGGACGGTTCCGCGGACAGCCTGCGCGCCCTGGACTGGGCCCTGGACGCCGCCCGCCGCCGCGCGGCACCGCTGCGCGTGGTGCACGTACGGCAGTACGCCGCCTGGGGTCAGGCCGGCGTCCTGGTCGCCGGACCGCCCGGCGCCGAGGACGATCCGGTGCTGGACGAGGTGCGCGCCCGCCTCGGGGACCACGCCGGGCAACCGGCCGTGGAGTACGTGACCCTGGAGGGCGTGCCCGGCGCCGTCCTGCCCGAACTGGGCGACGACGCCCAGCTGTTGGTGCTCGGCTCCCGGGGCCGCGGCGGGTTCGCCAGCCTGCTGCTCGGCTCCAACGGCCTCGCCGCCGCCCGGGACGCCGGATGCCCCGTGGTCGTCGTCCCGCCGCCCGGCCGCGAGGTGCACGGAGAGGGTCCCGCCGAACCCGGACCCCGGGTCGTCGCCGGACTGCACGCCGACAGCCCCGACGACGGCGTCCTCGCCTTCGCCTTCGCCGAGGCCGCCCGGCGCCACGCACGGCTCCAGGTCGTCGCCGCCTACCCCTGGCCGGCGCAGACCTGGTCCGCGCCCGGCCAGCCGCTGCCGCCCCTGGTCGACGAGGAGGCCGTCGCGGACGAGACCCGCGCCCTCGCCGACGGCTTCCTCGCCCCGCACCGCGAGCGGCACCCCGAAGTGCGCGCGGACGCCGAGGCGTTGCCCGGCGACGCGGCCGGCCATCTGGTCGCCGCCTCCAGGGACGCCGAACTGGTCGTGGTCGGCCGGCACCGGCGGCGCCTGCTCGCCCCGGCCCGCATGATGGGCTCGGTCACCCAGGCCGTACTGCTGCACGCGGCGAGCCCCGTCGCGGTGGTACCGCCGGCCCCGCACCCGGAACCGGACCGGGAAACGGCGCCCTAG
- a CDS encoding CGNR zinc finger domain-containing protein has translation MPTTIRFRQGSGRLCLDFARTLRFRGTAEAVEELPDAEALAAWVRQCGPCPAGAGDATPALVRTAHELREAIHRLIGAARSGGRPDAATRALVNEAAAHPVPVPALTASGRLAWHAGDPVRATLALVARDALDLVASPAVDRVRDCAGAACGALFLDTSRPGTRRWCSMDTCGNRAKKAALRRRSGG, from the coding sequence GTGCCGACGACCATCCGCTTCCGCCAGGGCTCGGGACGCCTGTGTCTGGACTTCGCCCGGACCCTGCGCTTCCGGGGTACGGCCGAGGCGGTGGAGGAGTTGCCCGACGCCGAGGCCCTGGCCGCCTGGGTGCGGCAGTGCGGCCCCTGTCCCGCCGGGGCCGGCGACGCGACGCCCGCCCTGGTGCGTACGGCTCATGAGCTGCGCGAGGCGATCCACCGGCTGATCGGTGCCGCCCGCTCCGGCGGGAGACCGGACGCGGCGACGCGGGCCCTCGTCAACGAGGCCGCCGCCCATCCCGTGCCCGTCCCCGCGCTCACCGCCTCGGGCCGGCTGGCCTGGCACGCCGGGGATCCGGTGCGCGCCACGCTCGCCCTCGTCGCCCGGGACGCGCTGGACCTGGTCGCCTCACCGGCCGTGGACCGGGTGCGGGACTGCGCGGGGGCCGCGTGCGGGGCGCTGTTCCTGGACACCTCGCGGCCGGGCACCCGGCGCTGGTGCTCGATGGACACCTGCGGCAACCGGGCGAAGAAGGCGGCGCTGCGCCGCCGGTCCGGCGGCTGA
- a CDS encoding fatty acyl-CoA synthetase, protein MTHGQGSTVDAMLRRSARRTPARVAVEYGDRTWTYGELDDAVSRAASLLLAEDTAPGDRVAAYGHNSDAYLIAFLACARAGLVHVPVNHHLTGDDLAYLLGQSGSTLVLADPGLAGRLPAGTRTLPLRDTGDSLLSRLPGAPPYDGPEPRSEDLVQLLYTSGTTALPKGAMMTHRALVHAYLSAITALDLRAGDRPAHALPLYHSAQTHVFLLPYLAVGATNLILDAPAGDLLFDLVEAGRVDSLFAPPTVWIALAGRPDFATRDLSGLRKAYYGASVMPVPVLRRLRERLPGLAFYNCFGQSEIGPLATVLGPDEHDARPESCGRAVLFVEARVVDGDGTDVPVGVPGEVVYRSPQLCEGYWERPEETAEAFRGGWFHSGDLAVRDAEGCLTIVDRVKDVINSGGVLVASRQVEDALYTHEAVAEAAVIGLPDDRWIEAVTAVVVPRAEVTEDQLIAHVKARIAPFKAPKRVLFVPELPRNASGKILKRELRDRFGG, encoded by the coding sequence ATGACGCACGGACAGGGCAGCACGGTGGACGCGATGCTGCGGCGCAGCGCCCGGCGCACCCCGGCACGCGTCGCCGTCGAGTACGGCGACCGGACGTGGACGTACGGGGAACTGGACGACGCCGTCTCCCGCGCGGCCTCGCTGCTGCTCGCCGAGGACACCGCACCCGGCGACCGGGTCGCCGCCTACGGCCACAACTCCGACGCCTATCTGATCGCCTTCCTCGCCTGCGCCCGCGCCGGCCTGGTCCATGTGCCGGTCAACCACCACCTCACCGGCGACGACCTCGCCTACCTCCTCGGCCAGTCCGGCAGCACCCTCGTCCTCGCCGACCCCGGCCTCGCCGGGCGGCTGCCGGCCGGGACGCGGACGCTGCCGCTGCGCGACACCGGCGACTCGCTGCTCTCCCGGCTCCCCGGCGCACCGCCGTACGACGGCCCCGAACCGCGCTCGGAGGACCTGGTGCAACTGCTGTACACCTCCGGGACGACCGCCCTGCCCAAGGGCGCGATGATGACCCACCGGGCCCTGGTGCACGCCTACCTGAGCGCCATCACCGCCCTCGACCTGCGTGCCGGCGACCGGCCCGCGCACGCGCTGCCGCTGTACCACTCGGCGCAGACACATGTGTTCCTGCTGCCGTACCTGGCGGTCGGCGCGACCAACCTCATCCTGGACGCGCCCGCCGGCGACCTGCTGTTCGACCTGGTCGAAGCGGGCCGCGTGGACAGCCTGTTCGCCCCGCCGACCGTCTGGATCGCCCTGGCGGGCCGCCCGGACTTCGCGACCCGGGACCTGTCCGGGCTGCGCAAGGCCTACTACGGCGCGTCGGTCATGCCGGTGCCGGTGCTGCGCCGCCTGCGCGAGCGCCTGCCCGGGCTCGCCTTCTACAACTGCTTCGGCCAGAGCGAGATCGGCCCGCTGGCCACGGTCCTCGGCCCGGACGAGCACGACGCGCGGCCGGAGTCCTGCGGGCGTGCCGTCCTGTTCGTCGAGGCCCGGGTGGTCGACGGGGACGGCACGGACGTTCCCGTCGGAGTGCCCGGCGAAGTCGTCTACCGCTCCCCGCAGTTGTGCGAGGGCTACTGGGAGCGGCCCGAGGAGACCGCCGAGGCGTTCCGCGGCGGCTGGTTCCACTCCGGGGACCTCGCGGTGCGGGACGCCGAGGGCTGCCTCACCATCGTGGACCGGGTGAAGGACGTCATCAACTCCGGTGGCGTACTGGTGGCCTCACGCCAGGTCGAGGACGCGCTCTACACCCACGAGGCGGTCGCCGAGGCCGCCGTGATCGGCCTGCCCGACGACCGGTGGATCGAGGCCGTCACCGCGGTCGTCGTGCCGCGCGCCGAGGTGACGGAGGATCAGCTCATCGCCCATGTGAAGGCCAGGATCGCCCCGTTCAAGGCCCCCAAACGCGTCCTGTTCGTCCCGGAGCTGCCGCGCAACGCCAGCGGAAAGATCCTCAAACGCGAACTGCGCGACCGCTTCGGGGGCTGA
- a CDS encoding DUF397 domain-containing protein encodes MAESTTQHKPLAGWDKPELDLSKAEWQSSSRGLGDVQIAFVEGFIAMRNSDRPESPSLIFTPAEWGAFVSGAREGEFDLT; translated from the coding sequence GTGGCCGAGAGCACCACCCAGCACAAGCCGCTCGCGGGCTGGGACAAGCCGGAGCTGGACCTCAGCAAGGCCGAGTGGCAGTCCAGCAGCCGAGGGCTGGGCGATGTCCAGATCGCCTTCGTCGAGGGCTTCATCGCGATGCGCAACAGCGACCGGCCGGAGAGCCCGTCCCTGATCTTCACCCCCGCCGAATGGGGCGCCTTCGTCTCCGGCGCGCGCGAAGGCGAGTTCGATCTCACCTGA
- a CDS encoding PHB depolymerase family esterase gives MPLPPRPGAPVAPGARPRARLLPRLLAVLAVVLGTVLAGPAPRADAAVTLTRVNDFGSNPGALTMYVYRPATLPVRPPVVVALHGCTQNAQVYADNSGLPRLADQDGFLLVFAETGTANNANKCFNWFQSGDNRRGQGEALSVRQMVSHAVTAYGADPGRVHVTGLSAGGAMTAVMLATYPDVFAAGAIVAGLPYDCTKDNSPYTCMNPGVDRSPADWARRVRDAHPSYTGPWPRTAIWYGDRDTTVVPRNATELRDQWTALHGLSQTPTRTRAIGPDATRQDQYLAADGTVAVEVDQVPGIGHGTPVDPGTGGEQCGGTGAPYFLDSICSSRWIARFFGLDTTDPGDPGPGDPDPGDPGTAACWTASNYAHVQAGRATVGGGYTYAVGSGQNMGLYNTFVTHTLKESPTGYYTLADSGCP, from the coding sequence ATGCCCCTGCCCCCGCGACCCGGAGCACCCGTGGCACCCGGAGCGCGACCCCGCGCCCGTCTGCTGCCCCGCCTGCTCGCCGTCCTCGCCGTCGTCCTCGGCACCGTCCTCGCCGGCCCCGCGCCCCGGGCCGACGCCGCCGTCACGCTCACCAGAGTGAACGACTTCGGATCCAACCCCGGAGCCCTCACCATGTACGTGTACCGGCCCGCGACCCTGCCGGTCCGCCCACCGGTCGTGGTGGCCCTGCACGGCTGCACCCAGAACGCCCAGGTCTACGCCGACAACTCCGGACTGCCCCGGCTCGCCGACCAGGACGGCTTCCTGCTGGTGTTCGCCGAGACCGGCACCGCCAACAACGCGAACAAGTGCTTCAACTGGTTCCAGTCCGGCGACAACCGGCGCGGCCAGGGCGAGGCGCTGTCCGTCCGCCAGATGGTGAGCCACGCCGTCACCGCCTACGGCGCCGACCCGGGCCGCGTCCACGTCACCGGCCTGTCCGCCGGCGGCGCCATGACCGCGGTCATGCTCGCCACCTACCCCGACGTCTTCGCCGCGGGCGCGATCGTCGCCGGCCTGCCCTACGACTGCACCAAGGACAACAGCCCCTACACCTGCATGAACCCCGGCGTCGACCGGAGCCCCGCCGACTGGGCCCGGCGAGTGCGCGACGCCCACCCCTCGTACACCGGGCCCTGGCCGCGCACGGCCATCTGGTACGGCGACCGGGACACCACCGTCGTACCGCGCAACGCCACCGAACTGCGCGACCAGTGGACGGCCCTGCACGGCCTGTCCCAGACGCCCACCCGCACCAGGGCCATCGGGCCGGACGCCACCCGGCAGGACCAGTACCTGGCCGCCGACGGCACCGTGGCCGTCGAGGTCGACCAGGTCCCCGGCATCGGCCACGGCACCCCGGTCGACCCCGGAACCGGCGGCGAACAGTGCGGCGGCACCGGCGCCCCCTACTTCCTCGACTCCATCTGCTCCAGCCGCTGGATCGCCCGCTTCTTCGGCCTGGACACCACCGACCCGGGCGACCCCGGCCCCGGCGACCCCGATCCCGGCGACCCCGGCACCGCCGCATGCTGGACGGCGAGCAACTACGCCCACGTCCAGGCGGGACGGGCCACCGTGGGCGGCGGCTACACCTACGCCGTCGGCTCCGGCCAGAACATGGGCCTGTACAACACGTTCGTCACCCACACCCTGAAGGAATCACCCACGGGCTACTACACCCTCGCCGACAGCGGCTGCCCCTGA
- a CDS encoding 3-hydroxybutyrate oligomer hydrolase family protein: protein MFPPRTEHRARRTPLGALSLAAVCALLAGPVTPAGAPPAGPGSPDAHCAGRALVRVPGAARQRTDCLEELTTAGTAATGHTDPADYAGLTPKDLPTPTGVPGLQIDGYFPDTSTTNTNHGWHHDSQFVIRLPDHWNGGLVVAGTPGNREQYAGDRAIADWVLARGYAYAATDKGNTGTAFYRDGRRPGDAIAEWNTRLTQLTRAARTVVTERYHRPPARTLATGLSNGGYLVRWQLEHHPELYDGGVDWEGTLWRADGPHPLTFLPAALRHYPDYAAGGPRAAEAAAALHRAGYPAGSEFLWPYHHQVYWDLTQRLYREELDPGYDGPTEAGTPYCASGTPACDADYAYAERPAAVHRAVGRIGLTGRIGKPLITLQGTLDVLLPISQDSDVYARMVHEAGRGALLRYYRIEDGTHTDSLADAFPGRLRPMVPCHRAAFTALERWLAGTGRPPADRTVARPAGADPATLLTSCPLR from the coding sequence ATGTTTCCGCCCCGAACAGAACACCGCGCCCGGCGCACCCCGCTCGGCGCCCTGTCACTCGCCGCCGTCTGCGCACTCCTGGCCGGCCCGGTCACCCCGGCCGGCGCGCCGCCCGCCGGCCCCGGAAGCCCGGACGCCCACTGCGCCGGACGCGCCCTGGTGCGCGTCCCCGGCGCCGCCCGCCAGCGGACCGACTGCCTGGAGGAGCTGACCACCGCCGGAACCGCCGCCACCGGCCACACCGACCCCGCCGACTACGCGGGCCTCACCCCCAAGGACCTGCCCACGCCCACCGGCGTCCCCGGCCTCCAGATCGACGGCTACTTCCCGGACACCTCCACCACCAACACCAACCACGGCTGGCACCACGACTCCCAGTTCGTGATCCGGCTGCCCGACCACTGGAACGGCGGCCTGGTCGTCGCCGGCACTCCGGGCAACCGCGAGCAGTACGCGGGCGACCGGGCCATCGCCGACTGGGTCCTCGCCCGCGGCTACGCCTACGCCGCCACCGACAAGGGCAACACCGGCACCGCCTTCTACCGCGACGGCCGCCGGCCCGGCGACGCCATCGCCGAGTGGAACACCCGCCTCACCCAGCTCACCCGCGCCGCCCGCACCGTCGTCACCGAGCGCTACCACCGGCCCCCCGCCCGCACCCTGGCCACCGGCCTGTCCAACGGCGGCTACCTGGTGCGCTGGCAGCTGGAACACCACCCGGAGCTGTATGACGGCGGCGTCGACTGGGAAGGCACCCTCTGGCGCGCCGACGGCCCCCACCCGCTCACCTTCCTGCCGGCCGCCCTGCGCCACTACCCGGACTACGCCGCCGGCGGCCCCCGGGCCGCCGAGGCCGCGGCGGCCCTGCACCGGGCCGGCTACCCGGCCGGCTCCGAGTTCCTGTGGCCGTACCACCATCAGGTCTACTGGGACCTCACCCAGCGCCTCTACCGCGAGGAACTCGACCCCGGCTACGACGGTCCCACCGAGGCGGGCACCCCCTACTGCGCCTCCGGCACCCCCGCCTGCGACGCCGACTACGCCTACGCCGAACGGCCCGCCGCCGTCCACCGCGCGGTCGGCCGCATCGGCCTCACCGGCCGCATCGGCAAACCCCTGATCACCCTCCAGGGCACCCTCGACGTACTCCTGCCGATCAGCCAGGACTCCGACGTCTACGCCCGCATGGTCCACGAGGCCGGCCGCGGTGCCCTGCTGCGCTACTACCGCATCGAGGACGGCACCCACACCGACTCCCTCGCCGACGCCTTCCCCGGCCGGCTCCGCCCGATGGTGCCCTGCCACCGCGCCGCCTTCACCGCCCTGGAGCGCTGGCTCGCCGGAACGGGCCGCCCGCCCGCCGACCGCACGGTCGCCCGCCCGGCCGGAGCGGACCCCGCCACCCTGCTCACCAGCTGCCCCCTGCGCTAG
- a CDS encoding ArsR/SmtB family transcription factor, with protein MTDTAATPDPDLVTALRALSNPMRLQMLRWLRDPERHFPRNAATAGPAQAGVSVSHIQAKAGLAQSTVSAYMAELQRAGLVRATRVGKWTHYQRDEHHIAALVAKLGQSL; from the coding sequence ATGACGGACACCGCCGCCACCCCGGACCCTGATCTGGTCACCGCGCTGCGGGCGCTGTCCAACCCGATGCGGCTGCAGATGCTGCGCTGGCTGCGCGACCCCGAGCGGCACTTCCCGAGGAACGCGGCCACCGCCGGCCCGGCCCAGGCCGGGGTGTCCGTGAGCCACATACAGGCCAAGGCGGGCCTGGCCCAGTCCACGGTGTCCGCCTATATGGCCGAACTCCAGCGCGCAGGCCTGGTCCGGGCGACCCGCGTGGGCAAGTGGACCCACTACCAGCGCGACGAGCACCACATCGCCGCTCTCGTCGCGAAGCTGGGGCAGAGTTTGTGA